In the genome of Deltaproteobacteria bacterium, one region contains:
- the tolQ gene encoding protein TolQ has translation MVLRAGWMVKGVLLILLFMSMMTWAIIFYKLRMFKRAQAEDRRFNQLFLRQQRLSVIHEAADGLNLSPVASIFRAGYIELIRVSKCKSENPATFTDDPSSISTEVFGIENISRAMSKASETELTRLEKALPFLATTGGTAPFIGLFGTVWGIMTAFRVIGLAGSASLVSVAPGISEALVATAGGLAAAIPAVVGYNYFIQRIRILDNDMKTFTAEFLNIVERHFRR, from the coding sequence ATGGTTCTGAGGGCGGGCTGGATGGTCAAGGGAGTTCTCCTGATCCTCCTCTTCATGTCGATGATGACCTGGGCCATTATTTTTTACAAGTTGCGGATGTTCAAACGTGCCCAGGCGGAGGACAGGAGATTCAACCAGCTTTTTCTGCGGCAGCAGAGGCTCAGTGTTATCCACGAGGCGGCGGATGGGTTGAATTTATCTCCCGTGGCTTCAATCTTCAGGGCCGGCTATATTGAGCTGATAAGGGTTTCCAAGTGCAAATCCGAAAATCCCGCAACCTTTACGGACGACCCCTCCTCTATCTCCACGGAAGTGTTCGGGATCGAGAACATATCCCGGGCCATGTCCAAGGCATCAGAAACGGAACTAACCCGGCTGGAAAAAGCATTGCCCTTCCTGGCCACAACCGGTGGAACCGCTCCTTTTATCGGTCTCTTCGGGACAGTATGGGGGATCATGACGGCCTTCAGGGTAATCGGACTGGCGGGCAGCGCCAGCCTGGTCTCCGTTGCACCCGGGATCTCGGAGGCCCTCGTGGCGACGGCCGGCGGACTTGCCGCCGCTATCCCGGCGGTTGTCGGGTATAATTACTTCATCCAGCGGATCCGTATTCTGGACAACGACATGAAGACCTTCACCGCTGAATTTCTCAATATTGTGGAACGGCATTTCAGGAGATAA
- a CDS encoding cell envelope integrity protein TolA → MDFLRPCQHGSMVLNTAFFIPPDDVSLRPLRDPAFRKFFILSLSVHVVLLALAGTAVLFHVPVKSYTPAYTVDLVTLPPSSVGKRVKVKAPVPVVRTDRPAVKREIAHPPARSVQAAEKEPPTVIRPPEPAPGDETARMERQKKLKNLEEEAARLYESFRAEGMTKTSAPSSVENRDRPAESTVGRISTGPPIAGTGGGSADIRFKAYYDRVVAKIHAAWVLPRGVAAKENNLLTVVGIRISATGVIESRWVEKESGNIYYDQSALRAIGRASPLPPLPEGLGKESLKVGINFRVPK, encoded by the coding sequence ATGGACTTTTTACGACCCTGTCAACATGGGAGCATGGTCCTGAACACGGCATTTTTCATTCCTCCGGATGACGTTTCCCTACGCCCCCTGCGCGACCCGGCGTTCAGGAAATTTTTTATCCTTTCACTTTCGGTGCATGTCGTTCTCCTGGCCCTGGCGGGAACGGCCGTTCTCTTCCACGTACCGGTCAAGTCTTATACTCCAGCCTATACCGTGGACCTCGTGACGCTGCCCCCCTCTTCCGTCGGCAAACGCGTAAAGGTCAAGGCCCCCGTACCTGTTGTTCGGACGGACAGACCTGCTGTAAAACGGGAAATCGCTCATCCTCCGGCCAGGTCTGTCCAGGCTGCGGAGAAGGAACCGCCCACAGTTATTCGACCCCCTGAACCCGCTCCGGGGGATGAGACGGCACGTATGGAGCGGCAAAAAAAGCTTAAAAATCTTGAGGAAGAGGCAGCCCGCCTGTATGAGTCGTTCAGGGCCGAGGGGATGACAAAAACCTCTGCACCGTCTTCGGTGGAAAACAGGGACCGACCGGCCGAATCCACTGTCGGAAGAATATCGACCGGACCTCCGATCGCGGGGACAGGGGGAGGGTCTGCCGATATCCGGTTTAAAGCCTATTATGACAGGGTAGTGGCCAAAATCCACGCCGCCTGGGTTCTTCCAAGGGGAGTGGCTGCAAAGGAGAACAACCTCCTGACGGTGGTGGGCATCCGAATTTCCGCTACGGGTGTCATCGAATCCCGGTGGGTCGAAAAGGAGTCAGGGAATATCTACTACGACCAGTCCGCCCTGAGGGCTATCGGCAGGGCAAGCCCCCTGCCGCCACTGCCGGAGGGTCTCGGGAAAGAGTCGCTGAAGGTGGGGATCAACTTCAGGGTCCCCAAGTAA
- the tolR gene encoding protein TolR encodes MALNGGADRKMMSEINVTPLVDVMLVLLIVFMVTAPMLQSGIDVQLPTAGTAPLNKSEKAVTITVDRDGMIHLNRHAFTIKQFRLRAPTLLSELGGRPVYIRGDSRISYGTIISAMAALKAAGVERVGLVTEPLRD; translated from the coding sequence ATGGCCCTTAACGGCGGTGCGGACCGCAAGATGATGTCGGAGATCAACGTTACCCCCCTCGTGGATGTGATGCTGGTCCTGCTGATAGTCTTCATGGTAACGGCGCCGATGCTTCAGTCGGGGATCGATGTCCAGCTTCCAACCGCCGGAACGGCGCCCCTCAATAAAAGCGAGAAGGCGGTGACCATAACCGTGGACAGGGATGGAATGATCCATCTCAACCGGCACGCCTTCACTATCAAACAGTTCCGACTCAGAGCGCCCACTCTTCTCTCTGAATTGGGCGGCAGACCCGTTTATATCAGGGGGGATTCCAGGATCTCGTATGGAACGATCATCTCTGCCATGGCGGCCCTCAAAGCCGCCGGTGTCGAAAGGGTCGGGCTCGTAACGGAACCCCTTCGGGATTGA